One window of the Archangium primigenium genome contains the following:
- a CDS encoding diguanylate cyclase: MAFTLVAEPSAVVAGALRRFLENAGHEVTVASGVQEALERVRELAPALVLASVNEGFDGEALCRQVKEEAPAIPVLLLYLPEEENPEARSASAGAEACLVGPLKRATVVSCVSLLMQLSKAREAVSVVRTEMQLMQHQLQGQQQGTGPRPAAAGSSAADLEFLKRLLFMEVKRSRRYRYPISYLLLEPDRYAEVLAPLPAAQRTSALAEVLRRLTEALRDIDVAVPFAEGRFIVFLPYTPYEGALVVAERLRQRVKEVEAVPGLTASMGLSVFEPSAAKGQAQVSFGSLMKEAGEALRRSQAAGGDRIEGGRLVPVE, encoded by the coding sequence ATGGCCTTCACTCTCGTCGCGGAGCCATCCGCCGTGGTCGCCGGCGCGCTGCGCCGCTTCCTGGAGAACGCGGGCCACGAGGTGACGGTGGCCAGCGGCGTCCAGGAGGCGCTGGAGCGGGTGCGCGAGCTGGCGCCCGCGCTCGTCCTGGCCTCGGTCAACGAGGGCTTCGATGGCGAGGCCCTCTGCCGCCAGGTGAAGGAGGAGGCGCCGGCCATCCCGGTCCTCCTGCTCTACCTGCCCGAGGAAGAGAACCCCGAGGCGCGCTCGGCCTCCGCGGGCGCCGAGGCGTGCCTCGTGGGGCCGCTCAAGCGCGCCACGGTGGTGTCGTGCGTGAGCCTGCTCATGCAGCTGTCCAAGGCGCGCGAGGCCGTGTCCGTGGTGCGCACCGAGATGCAGCTCATGCAGCACCAGTTGCAGGGGCAGCAGCAGGGCACCGGGCCCCGGCCCGCGGCGGCCGGCTCGTCCGCGGCGGACCTCGAGTTCCTCAAGCGCCTGCTGTTCATGGAGGTCAAGCGCAGCCGCCGCTACCGCTACCCCATCTCCTACCTGTTGCTGGAGCCGGACCGCTACGCGGAGGTGCTCGCGCCGCTGCCGGCCGCCCAGCGCACGTCCGCCCTGGCGGAGGTCCTCCGGCGGCTCACCGAGGCCCTCCGGGACATCGACGTGGCGGTGCCCTTCGCCGAGGGGCGCTTCATCGTCTTCCTGCCCTACACGCCCTACGAGGGCGCGCTGGTGGTGGCCGAGCGCCTGCGCCAGCGGGTGAAGGAAGTGGAGGCCGTGCCGGGTCTGACGGCGTCCATGGGCCTGTCGGTGTTCGAGCCCTCCGCCGCCAAGGGTCAGGCCCAGGTGAGCTTCGGCAGCCTCATGAAGGAGGCCGGTGAGGCCCTGCGCCGCTCGCAAGCCGCGGGCGGAGACCGCATCGAAGGCGGCCGCCTGGTGCCCGTGGAGTAG
- the frr gene encoding ribosome recycling factor: MADVVSELKGRIDKSLEDLSRELTKVRTGRASPNLLDGIKVNQYGTPTPLNGVANITTPEPRLIIIKPWDKSVLKDIEKAIREANLGINPMNDGEVIRLPFPPLTEERRKEIAKQVKTKGEEHKVAIRNIRRDANEAVKAQLKDKTITEDEQKRLTEKVQKMTDEGVKKIDEIISKKEKEVMAV, from the coding sequence ATGGCAGACGTCGTGTCCGAACTGAAGGGCCGTATCGACAAGTCGCTCGAGGATCTCAGCCGGGAACTCACCAAGGTGCGCACGGGTCGCGCCAGCCCCAACCTGCTGGATGGCATCAAGGTCAACCAGTACGGCACGCCCACGCCGCTCAACGGCGTGGCCAACATCACCACGCCCGAGCCCCGCCTCATCATCATCAAGCCCTGGGACAAGAGCGTCCTCAAGGACATCGAGAAGGCCATCCGCGAGGCCAACCTCGGCATCAACCCGATGAACGACGGCGAGGTCATCCGCCTGCCCTTCCCGCCGCTCACCGAGGAGCGCCGCAAGGAGATCGCCAAGCAGGTGAAGACCAAGGGCGAGGAGCACAAGGTCGCCATCCGCAACATCCGCCGCGACGCCAACGAGGCCGTCAAGGCGCAGCTCAAGGACAAGACCATCACCGAGGACGAGCAGAAGCGTCTGACGGAGAAGGTCCAGAAGATGACGGACGAGGGCGTGAAGAAGATCGACGAGATCATCTCCAAGAAGGAGAAGGAAGTGATGGCGGTCTGA
- the pyrH gene encoding UMP kinase → MSAPATPSRYKRILLKLSGEALMGDGKYGIHPPTLTRIAEELNEIAQAGVELAVVIGGGNIFRGVAGSTEGMDRASADYMGMLATCINSMALQDALEKQGCHTRVLSAIKMEQIAEPYIRRRAVRHLEKGRIVIFAAGTGNPYFTTDTAASLRAMEINAQVILKATKVDGVYNADPKKDPTARRYRTLAYMDVLKQNLNVMDSTAISLCMDNKLPIIVFDLTHRGNIGKAILGDAGEIGTLVGVGETAWA, encoded by the coding sequence ATGTCCGCTCCCGCCACCCCGTCTCGTTACAAGCGCATCCTCCTCAAGCTGTCGGGCGAAGCCCTGATGGGTGATGGAAAGTACGGCATCCATCCGCCCACGCTCACGCGCATCGCCGAGGAGCTCAATGAGATCGCCCAGGCGGGCGTGGAGCTCGCCGTGGTCATCGGCGGCGGCAACATCTTCCGCGGCGTGGCCGGCTCCACCGAGGGCATGGATCGCGCGAGCGCCGACTACATGGGCATGCTCGCCACCTGCATCAACTCCATGGCCCTGCAGGACGCCCTGGAGAAGCAGGGCTGCCACACGCGCGTGCTCTCGGCCATCAAGATGGAGCAGATCGCCGAGCCCTACATCCGCCGGCGCGCGGTGCGCCACCTGGAGAAGGGCCGCATCGTCATCTTCGCCGCGGGCACCGGCAACCCCTACTTCACCACCGACACGGCCGCCTCCCTGCGCGCCATGGAGATCAACGCCCAGGTCATCCTCAAGGCGACCAAGGTGGACGGGGTGTACAACGCGGACCCCAAGAAGGATCCCACCGCGCGCCGCTACCGCACGCTCGCGTACATGGACGTGCTCAAGCAGAACCTCAACGTGATGGACTCCACCGCCATCTCGCTGTGCATGGACAACAAGCTGCCCATCATCGTCTTCGATCTCACCCATCGCGGGAACATCGGCAAGGCCATCCTGGGTGACGCGGGGGAGATCGGCACCCTGGTGGGCGTGGGCGAGACCGCGTGGGCCTGA